One region of Phycisphaerae bacterium genomic DNA includes:
- the recO gene encoding DNA repair protein RecO, translating into MPAIKDEAITLKRLDYSETSQVLVFLTREHGCRRLIAKGIKRGTSKRFATGIDLLERGQVAFIAKFQSDASLGTLTEWQQLDAYMGLREDLQRLYGGQYAAEITTAMVEEADPDADLFDALRDLLGGLACGAEPLPLLVGYQCALLRSAGLWPDLSRCVMCGKPAPAGRAGFLAVHQGGLACRNCEPGIVDKRKVSGATLDALREARLTPATARDAFDLLNYTITHIIGRQPTLARFVLTGK; encoded by the coding sequence ATGCCGGCGATCAAGGATGAGGCCATCACCCTGAAGCGTCTGGATTACTCCGAGACCTCTCAAGTGCTCGTTTTCCTGACCCGCGAGCACGGATGCCGCAGGCTGATCGCAAAAGGCATCAAGCGGGGCACCAGCAAGCGTTTTGCGACCGGCATCGACCTCCTTGAACGCGGGCAAGTGGCATTCATCGCCAAGTTCCAGTCTGACGCCTCACTTGGCACACTGACCGAATGGCAGCAACTCGATGCTTATATGGGACTCCGAGAGGACCTTCAGAGGCTATACGGGGGGCAGTACGCGGCCGAGATCACAACCGCGATGGTGGAAGAGGCAGACCCGGATGCCGATCTTTTTGACGCTCTCCGCGATTTGCTCGGGGGGCTGGCCTGCGGGGCCGAGCCGCTGCCGCTTCTCGTCGGCTACCAATGCGCGTTACTGCGTTCGGCGGGTCTTTGGCCGGACCTGAGCCGATGCGTCATGTGCGGCAAGCCGGCCCCTGCCGGACGGGCGGGTTTCTTGGCCGTCCACCAAGGCGGCTTGGCGTGCCGTAATTGCGAACCGGGCATCGTGGACAAACGCAAGGTGTCCGGCGCAACACTGGATGCCCTTCGCGAAGCCAGACTGACGCCGGCGACAGCGCGAGATGCTTTCGACCTGCTCAACTATACCATCACTCACATCATCGGCCGACAACCGACCCTGGCCAGGTTTGTGCTGACGGGAAAGTAA
- a CDS encoding prepilin-type N-terminal cleavage/methylation domain-containing protein — translation MRRKRSGFTLIELLVVVAIIALLIAILLPSLARARELAKRTACAANVSGMGKGLYTYATENADAYPLAAPNTWTHGNPKTAVTYWNMTGNRGGPSAGTGITPANTGDPAAANPLMSQLSTTRNLWQLVKTGGTSPRSFICPSSSDNADTIDNPADYWDFPAKAGDGTVNRGYVSGQDNEGCISYGYQVPYGDQGRPSTEVDQRMALVADKGPYCFKVNGSPPPTSWNITEAQNQSPDMWMPYNSPNHGGQGAGEGQVVLYADSHAEFQNKPIVGVGFDNIYTAWPSSGNLLADANLRTAGVKPASNNAQLVPRVNTDSLIYP, via the coding sequence ATGAGGCGTAAGAGATCGGGCTTTACCCTGATCGAACTGCTGGTTGTGGTCGCCATCATCGCCCTGCTGATTGCGATCCTGCTTCCCAGCTTGGCCCGGGCAAGAGAATTGGCCAAGCGAACCGCCTGCGCGGCGAACGTGAGCGGCATGGGCAAGGGCCTGTATACCTATGCCACCGAAAACGCCGACGCGTACCCCCTCGCGGCCCCGAACACTTGGACGCACGGGAACCCCAAGACGGCCGTCACGTACTGGAACATGACCGGTAATCGGGGTGGTCCAAGCGCCGGTACCGGCATTACCCCAGCCAATACCGGTGATCCAGCCGCTGCGAACCCACTGATGAGTCAGCTGTCGACGACCCGGAACCTGTGGCAGTTGGTCAAGACCGGCGGAACCTCGCCCAGGTCGTTTATCTGCCCGTCGAGCAGCGACAACGCCGATACGATCGATAATCCCGCTGACTACTGGGATTTTCCGGCCAAGGCTGGCGATGGAACCGTGAATCGCGGATATGTAAGCGGTCAGGATAATGAGGGGTGCATCAGTTACGGTTATCAGGTTCCCTACGGAGATCAGGGAAGGCCGAGCACCGAAGTCGACCAACGCATGGCGCTGGTTGCTGACAAAGGACCATACTGTTTCAAGGTGAATGGCTCACCCCCGCCTACCAGTTGGAACATCACGGAGGCACAGAACCAGAGCCCCGATATGTGGATGCCGTATAATTCTCCCAATCACGGCGGACAGGGTGCCGGCGAAGGCCAAGTTGTGCTTTATGCGGATAGCCATGCCGAGTTTCAGAATAAGCCTATCGTCGGTGTGGGTTTTGACAACATCTACACTGCGTGGCCATCCAGTGGGAATCTGCTTGCTGACGCGAACCTGCGTACCGCTGGAGTCAAGCCGGCGAGCAACAATGCTCAGCTCGTGCCCCGTGTGAATACCGACTCGCTTATTTACCCGTAA
- a CDS encoding PIN domain-containing protein, protein MVLHVLRVIFVALVAIVAMRVAEYCWRVMPAYAILSFALGLACLVIALDIFIPQKSLLAISGLFFGLVVGMVVAFGLGLILDAVVLPYKSTLTKVLESDAIGGFWPSAPIPEGSYPEEDTAARRSGWDSDGLSGSEGGMFRKLLWAVLGPHRGGSAQRPATAVQVERQSVGEARFKEMMSSIKVLVGVVCCYLAVSFILQTKDDIRFVIPYVEFVKQRKGEHPLILDTSVIIDGRIIDILKAWHVDSPVIIPRFVLQELHAVADSGDKLKRNRGRRGLDVVNKLQELETIDLQFQEARTTREEEREGVDHRLVFLARKMEGRLVTNDYNLNKLAQIRGVDVININDLANALKPVFLPGETMQVKIIKPGEEVGQGVGYLEDGTMIVVEGARDKIGQSVTISVTSVLQTSAGRMVFGRMGDAPPPPDRSRRRQSPPNRPST, encoded by the coding sequence ATGGTACTACATGTGCTTCGAGTCATTTTCGTGGCTCTGGTGGCCATTGTGGCGATGAGAGTCGCGGAGTACTGCTGGCGGGTCATGCCTGCGTACGCCATTCTTTCGTTTGCCCTGGGATTGGCCTGCCTGGTGATCGCCCTCGACATCTTCATTCCGCAGAAATCGTTGCTGGCCATTTCGGGATTGTTCTTCGGGCTTGTGGTGGGCATGGTGGTGGCGTTCGGGTTGGGCTTGATCCTCGACGCAGTCGTGCTGCCCTACAAGTCCACGTTAACCAAAGTGCTGGAGAGTGACGCCATCGGGGGCTTCTGGCCTTCGGCGCCGATTCCCGAAGGTAGTTATCCGGAGGAGGACACTGCCGCTCGGCGTTCGGGTTGGGACTCAGACGGCCTATCCGGCTCCGAAGGAGGCATGTTCCGGAAGCTATTGTGGGCCGTGCTTGGTCCCCATCGAGGCGGATCTGCCCAGCGGCCTGCCACGGCCGTCCAGGTCGAGCGACAGTCCGTCGGCGAGGCGCGATTCAAGGAGATGATGTCCTCCATCAAGGTGCTCGTCGGTGTGGTGTGTTGTTATCTCGCGGTAAGTTTCATCCTTCAAACGAAGGACGACATTCGCTTCGTGATCCCCTACGTCGAGTTCGTCAAACAGCGAAAGGGCGAGCATCCGTTGATCCTGGATACGTCGGTGATCATTGACGGGCGGATCATTGACATTCTCAAGGCCTGGCATGTGGACTCGCCGGTGATCATCCCACGTTTCGTGCTCCAGGAGCTGCACGCGGTTGCCGACAGCGGCGACAAGCTCAAACGCAACCGCGGCCGGCGGGGCCTTGACGTCGTGAATAAGCTACAGGAGCTGGAAACCATCGATCTTCAATTCCAGGAAGCGAGGACGACGCGCGAGGAAGAGCGCGAGGGTGTCGACCATCGCCTCGTTTTCCTGGCTCGCAAGATGGAGGGACGGCTGGTCACGAACGATTACAATCTTAACAAGCTCGCCCAGATCCGGGGCGTCGATGTGATCAACATCAACGATCTGGCCAACGCGCTCAAGCCCGTTTTTCTGCCGGGCGAGACCATGCAGGTGAAGATTATCAAGCCCGGCGAAGAGGTTGGCCAGGGTGTCGGTTATTTGGAAGACGGGACCATGATCGTGGTCGAGGGCGCCCGTGACAAGATCGGCCAGTCCGTGACCATCAGCGTGACCAGCGTCCTCCAGACCAGCGCCGGTCGTATGGTCTTCGGCCGAATGGGTGATGCTCCGCCGCCCCCCGATCGTTCGCGCCGCCGTCAGAGTCCTCCCAATCGGCCATCGACCTGA